A region from the Caldicellulosiruptor naganoensis genome encodes:
- a CDS encoding DUF1284 domain-containing protein — protein MIKLRFHHLLCFLGFRGLGYNKEFVENFKKVYEKVFTENQKVVLATYPDVICQRCPRLVDGSCTAEEKVKNFDIKLMEFLCKNGISNFDNVLPSEIYKVIKKLSIQEFESICRSCEWFKFGYCKEGLLKLKCEQNL, from the coding sequence ATGATAAAATTAAGATTTCATCATCTTTTATGCTTTCTTGGCTTTAGAGGGCTTGGGTATAACAAGGAGTTTGTGGAAAATTTTAAAAAGGTGTATGAGAAAGTTTTTACTGAAAATCAAAAAGTTGTACTTGCTACATACCCAGATGTGATATGCCAAAGATGTCCAAGACTTGTGGATGGTAGTTGCACAGCAGAAGAGAAGGTAAAAAACTTCGATATAAAGCTTATGGAATTTCTTTGCAAAAACGGCATTAGCAATTTTGACAATGTTTTGCCAAGTGAGATTTATAAAGTAATAAAAAAGCTTTCAATCCAAGAATTTGAAAGCATCTGCAGAAGCTGTGAGTGGTTTAAGTTTGGGTATTGCAAAGAGGGGTTGTTGAAGTTAAAATGTGAACAAAATTTATAA
- a CDS encoding biotin--[acetyl-CoA-carboxylase] ligase: MDEKSIYILKKLYEEDFVSGESLAKELNVSRMAVNKRIKSLQEMGFAIASYKKKGYQLVDKDIIRVWEIEDFISRSELFKDFLYFSQINSTNNYVKENQEKLESATVVYAERQNAGRGRFGRSWIDLEKGVKMSIFLRLEVIDIEKVVPLTLFTGLIVNRVLRKYKVQSFIKWSNDILLNGKKVCGILTELSGELEGAGNVIIGIGLNVNAASLPDELLEIATTLRKEMGMDFDRTRIIIEILEEFENELENFKNYGFSRFRDEYKSYCINLGKEIVINGVQRAFCKDIGQNGELICVQDGKEVKIQSGEVTIRW, from the coding sequence ATGGATGAAAAGTCAATATACATATTAAAAAAGCTTTATGAAGAGGACTTTGTCTCAGGCGAAAGTCTTGCAAAAGAACTGAATGTCAGCCGCATGGCAGTGAACAAAAGAATCAAGAGCCTACAAGAGATGGGCTTTGCTATAGCATCTTATAAGAAAAAAGGCTATCAGCTTGTTGACAAAGACATAATAAGAGTTTGGGAGATAGAAGATTTCATCTCAAGATCTGAATTGTTCAAGGATTTTTTATATTTTTCGCAAATAAACTCAACAAACAACTATGTAAAAGAAAACCAAGAAAAATTGGAATCAGCAACGGTTGTATATGCAGAAAGACAAAATGCCGGCAGGGGACGGTTTGGAAGAAGCTGGATTGACTTAGAAAAAGGAGTTAAGATGTCTATTTTTCTGAGGCTTGAGGTCATTGACATAGAAAAGGTGGTTCCCCTTACACTTTTTACGGGGCTTATTGTCAACAGGGTTTTGAGAAAATATAAAGTTCAAAGTTTTATCAAGTGGTCAAATGATATTCTTTTGAATGGCAAAAAGGTTTGTGGGATTTTGACAGAGCTTTCAGGTGAGCTCGAAGGTGCTGGGAATGTCATCATCGGAATAGGTCTTAATGTAAATGCAGCCAGCCTTCCTGATGAACTTCTGGAGATTGCAACCACATTAAGGAAAGAGATGGGCATGGACTTTGATAGGACAAGAATAATTATTGAAATCTTGGAAGAGTTTGAAAACGAGCTTGAGAATTTCAAAAATTATGGTTTTTCACGCTTTAGAGATGAGTATAAAAGCTACTGTATAAACCTTGGCAAGGAGATTGTCATAAACGGTGTGCAGAGGGCATTTTGCAAAGACATAGGGCAAAATGGCGAGCTTATCTGTGTGCAGGATGGGAAAGAGGTAAAAATACAAAGCGGTGAGGTTACAATAAGGTGGTGA
- the folP gene encoding dihydropteroate synthase, with protein sequence MRLISKDANLKKIMYQKGFDEREILDFVKRSESIILRFDNIQDVPKFVALLSDLGFFVVVKDNIAFATTSKANFERTKCYLSEEGFECSFDADFTISQRTLCANGKQINLLKTNVMGIINVTPDSFYEGSRVDSTAVSQKALEMIEEGADLIDVGGESTRPFSDPVPEDEELKRVIPAIRAIRDVSKDIPISIDTYKASVAKKAIEAGADIINDISGGTFDKEMFKVAADYNVPIIIMHIKGTPKNMQQNPYYEDVIEEILQYFERRIDEALKAGVDLENIILDPGIGFGKRPEDNLEIIRRCEEFKVLGRPILIGASRKSTIGVVLGGVGPEDRLEGTIAISTICALKKIEFVRVHDVKENKRAILMAEAIMNA encoded by the coding sequence TTGAGACTTATTTCAAAAGATGCAAATTTAAAGAAGATTATGTATCAAAAAGGGTTTGATGAAAGAGAGATTTTGGACTTTGTAAAAAGGTCAGAGAGTATAATCTTGAGGTTTGACAATATCCAAGATGTGCCAAAGTTTGTAGCTCTTCTTTCGGACCTTGGTTTTTTTGTTGTTGTAAAAGACAATATCGCTTTTGCTACAACTTCAAAAGCCAATTTTGAGAGGACAAAATGCTATCTTTCTGAAGAAGGGTTTGAGTGCAGTTTTGATGCAGATTTTACCATTTCACAAAGAACTCTTTGTGCAAATGGAAAGCAAATAAACCTTCTTAAGACAAATGTGATGGGAATTATAAATGTCACGCCAGATTCTTTTTACGAAGGCTCAAGGGTAGATAGTACTGCAGTTTCTCAAAAAGCCCTTGAGATGATTGAAGAGGGAGCAGACTTGATTGACGTTGGGGGTGAGTCTACAAGACCTTTTTCAGACCCGGTTCCTGAAGATGAGGAGCTGAAAAGAGTTATTCCAGCAATTAGAGCAATAAGAGATGTCTCAAAAGATATACCTATTTCAATTGACACATACAAAGCTTCTGTTGCCAAAAAGGCTATAGAAGCAGGGGCTGATATAATAAACGATATAAGCGGCGGCACATTTGACAAAGAGATGTTCAAGGTTGCTGCAGACTACAATGTTCCTATTATAATCATGCACATAAAAGGCACGCCCAAAAATATGCAGCAAAACCCATATTATGAAGATGTAATAGAAGAGATTTTACAGTATTTTGAAAGAAGGATAGATGAAGCACTAAAGGCAGGTGTAGATTTAGAGAACATCATCTTAGACCCCGGCATTGGTTTTGGCAAAAGACCAGAGGACAATTTGGAGATAATAAGGCGATGTGAAGAGTTCAAGGTCCTTGGAAGACCAATTTTAATTGGCGCATCCCGAAAGTCAACCATAGGGGTTGTTTTGGGTGGTGTTGGACCTGAAGATAGGCTTGAGGGGACAATTGCAATTTCGACCATTTGTGCTCTCAAGAAAATTGAGTTTGTAAGAGTGCATGATGTAAAAGAAAACAAAAGGGCAATCTTGATGGCAGAGGCTATTATGAACGCTTAA
- a CDS encoding DUF3006 domain-containing protein: protein MKAVIDRFEGDFAVLELENGKIVNVPADIVPQGAKEGDVLLIEIDKKETEERQKRIKDLFERLKE, encoded by the coding sequence ATGAAAGCTGTGATTGACAGGTTTGAAGGGGATTTTGCTGTCCTTGAGCTTGAAAATGGGAAGATTGTAAATGTGCCAGCTGATATAGTTCCACAAGGTGCAAAAGAAGGAGATGTTCTTTTGATTGAGATTGACAAAAAAGAAACAGAAGAGAGACAAAAGAGAATAAAGGACCTTTTTGAAAGGCTAAAGGAGTAG
- the folK gene encoding 2-amino-4-hydroxy-6-hydroxymethyldihydropteridine diphosphokinase, translated as MQKMEVILALGSNLGDRQRNIETAIEYLKEKVDIKKVSTIIETEPYGYTQQPKFLNCCLMGKTCLSPFELLEFVLSIEKKMGRERLFKWGPRNIDIDILFYNSLVIDEENLKIPHPEIQKREFVLLPLSEIAPDFVHPVLKKTVVQLYTDLMNSK; from the coding sequence ATGCAAAAGATGGAAGTTATCTTGGCACTGGGAAGCAATCTTGGTGACAGACAGAGGAATATAGAGACTGCAATAGAATATCTAAAAGAAAAGGTGGATATCAAAAAGGTTTCAACAATCATTGAGACAGAGCCTTATGGGTATACACAGCAGCCAAAGTTTTTAAACTGCTGCTTGATGGGCAAAACCTGCCTTTCGCCTTTTGAGCTTTTAGAATTTGTGCTCAGCATAGAAAAGAAGATGGGAAGAGAGAGGCTTTTTAAATGGGGGCCAAGGAATATAGACATAGACATTTTGTTTTACAACTCTTTGGTGATAGATGAAGAAAATCTGAAGATTCCGCATCCTGAGATACAAAAGCGCGAGTTTGTACTACTTCCTTTGAGTGAGATAGCACCCGATTTTGTCCATCCTGTATTGAAAAAGACAGTTGTTCAGCTCTACACAGATCTTATGAATTCTAAATGA
- a CDS encoding SDR family oxidoreductase encodes MEFLTMPEFKDKVVVVTGAAQGIGLVTALSFLNNGAYVAAVDVDREAIEDAMQDFFKGYEDKIEFFECDLQDASQIERVCRKIGEKYKSIDVLVNNAGVGSTKWILDRTVEEWDYVINVNLRAPYLMVKYLLPFMKEGSCIVNIASTRALMSEPNTEPYSASKGGILALTHSLAVSLSHLKIRVNAISPGWIEVSEYKKRKYRKLPDLREIDHLQHPAGRGGKPEDVANAVLFLASEKSGFITGTNLVVDGGMTIKMIYEE; translated from the coding sequence ATGGAATTTTTAACTATGCCAGAGTTCAAAGACAAAGTGGTTGTGGTTACAGGTGCTGCACAGGGGATTGGGCTTGTGACAGCTCTTTCTTTTTTGAATAATGGTGCTTATGTTGCAGCGGTTGATGTTGACAGAGAAGCAATTGAGGATGCGATGCAAGACTTTTTCAAAGGGTATGAAGACAAAATTGAATTTTTTGAATGCGATTTGCAGGATGCATCTCAGATTGAAAGAGTTTGCCGGAAAATTGGTGAAAAGTATAAAAGTATAGATGTTCTTGTCAACAACGCGGGCGTTGGGTCGACAAAATGGATTTTAGATAGGACTGTTGAAGAGTGGGATTATGTTATAAATGTAAATCTTAGAGCACCATATCTTATGGTAAAGTATCTTTTGCCTTTCATGAAAGAAGGAAGCTGTATTGTGAACATTGCCTCAACAAGGGCTTTGATGTCTGAGCCAAACACAGAGCCTTATTCTGCATCAAAAGGCGGAATTTTGGCGCTGACTCATTCTTTGGCTGTATCACTATCACATCTTAAAATCAGGGTAAATGCAATAAGTCCGGGCTGGATAGAGGTATCTGAGTACAAGAAAAGAAAATACAGAAAGCTGCCTGATTTGCGCGAAATAGACCACCTTCAGCACCCTGCAGGAAGGGGTGGAAAACCTGAGGATGTTGCAAATGCGGTGCTATTTTTAGCATCCGAAAAAAGCGGGTTTATTACTGGCACAAACCTTGTTGTGGATGGTGGAATGACAATAAAGATGATATATGAAGAGTAA